The genomic DNA ACGAGGCTCACCAGTGGTATGTTGAAGACCGCATAGATCTTCTCAGCCAGCGTCTCTATCTCATCAGAGCAGTCGATCGTTCTTCCGAAGATGGAGGTGTACACTGCCACCTCTGCCTCATCGCTTATCTTCTGATAGCAGAACGGGTACTTGCCGTAGTTTGTCACGTGCTTTATCGCCTTCTTCGCGCTTGTGAAATCCTTCACGACAAAATGTTCAGAGGGTGTGGAGAAGTAGTTCAGCCCGTAGACTATCGCTGGAAGAGTTATGTATGCGTAAGAGACGACCCACTCGCATACAGGTATCCCTGCCATTCTTGCTTTCTCGAGACATATCGGCACAATGTAAGCATCGAGAACCGCACTGCTGCTTGGAACTGTCCTGATTCCCTCGAACTCGTTCTGCACTATCGTGTAGTATGGCTCTGTCTTGTAGAAGTAGCTCTCGTTGATTATGTATACTGTCCCATTTTTATTTAATGTATACATAATATTCTTCTTTGGAATAGTGTGACGTTTGTTCATACGAGCGGCCACCAGCTCTGGAAAACAGTCTGGATGCAGCCAGTTGGCCTTATCACCACTCCACTACGGTGTTTTTTATGGTATCTGCGCTCCATAAGGAGATCCTCGGCACCACAGTGTGCCGGACGGCTTTACTGTAGATGTCTGGAAGTATTTAGAGCTTACCCTGATGCATTCTCAGAACTTCTGAGTTCTCTAACATCGAGAAGCTCGATCATACTTCTTATATCTGTTGCCGGAAAGCTGCATGTGTATCTGCTGCAGACATACGCGGTGGCCTTTTTATCCACAGGTCTCAGAGAAGATGCCCACTCCGGAGGTCTATCACCTGATACCACGACCTTTCTCGGTGCGTAGACGGACCAGAGCGCGCGCAGCATAGTTCTTGTATTATCCGCATCGCCCACGATTGCGATCTCATGCGACGGGCCGAGCGCGAGATCGAGAGCGATCAGGAGTCCCACCTGCGCAGGCAGGGAGGCCATGCTGATGTGCCTGAGGCTCATCGAAGCGATCTCCTCCAGATCCGGCCTGCCGAGGATTTTCCCGAGCAGGAGCATGTCCATGGTGGCCATCGAATAGCCTGATGGGATCGCACCATCGCGGATCTCCTTTCTTTGCAGGATGATGTCACTCTGCTCCTTCATCGTGTAATAGAACCCTCCATCCGGATCTGAGAAATGGGAGACCATCTCATCACACAAGATCTCAGCTCTCTCCAGATACCTTCCGTCGAACCCGGCCTGGTAAAGCTCTATCAGCCCAAAGATGAGGAAGGCGTAATCGTCCAGAATCGACACCCTGCTTCCCTTATAGGAATGCATCAGCATGCCGTCTCTGTGCATGCTCGACAGCACGAAATCCGCTGCCTCGGATGCTATGCGGAGCCATCTCTCATCTCCCAGAACCTGGGCACCTCTGGAGAATGCCGCTATCATCAATCCATTCCAGTCCGCAAGCACCTTCTCATCTCTGAAGGGTTTTCTCCTCAGAGATCTTGCATCCAGAAGTTTTCTTCTTATGGGCTCGCTGGTGTGCTTGAACTCGCTCAATTCGCCTTTCAGCGAGATCCTGAGGACGTTCTTTCCATCGCTCCCGCCGATTGGCTCGAGGACGAACACCTCCAGCGCTTTTTTCAGATCATCACCAAGAGCATCTCGAAGCTGATCCATTGTCCAGAGATAATATCCTCCCTCGATGTTATCGCTCTCTGCGTCCAGCGCTGAGCAGAAAGCGCCATCGGGTGATCTCAGATCCTCAGCAACGAAACCGAGTATCTCATCTGCCACAATCGCGTAATCCCTCTTTCCTGTGGCCTGATACGCCTCAAGATAAACCACAGACATCAGCGCCTGGTCGTAGAGCATCTTCTCGAAGTGGGGCACGCCCCAGCTCGAATCAGTTGAGTACCTGTGGAAACCATATGCGAGCTGGTCGTATATGCCGCCGCATCGCATCTCCCTGAGAGTCAGCTCCACCATCTCCAGAGCTTTCATCTCCCCTGTTCTGTGCCAGTACCTGAGCAGGAACAGCAGATTCTGTGCCAGGGGGAACTTCGGGGCTCTCCCAAACCCTCCGCTGGTCCAGTCGAAGATCCCAGAAAGCTCGAGGTACGCTCTGCTCAGAGTACTCTCATCCGCATTCGACGCCTGGAGATGCGTATCAGCCTTTCGCATGGCGTTCAGCACCTTGAATCCGAGAGATGTGAGCTCGGATCTCCGATTTCTCCAGAGCTCCTCCACCAGCGGTATGAGCTCCCTCAGCCCCATCATACCGAGCCGCCCATCCTTCGGGATATATGTGGCTGCAAAAAAGGGAATGCCATCCGGGGACATTATGATCGTCAGAGGCCATCCGCCCCTGCCGGTGATGATCTGGCAGGCCTCCATGTAAATGGCGTCGATATCCGGCCTCTCCTCCCTGTCCACCTTCACGCATACAAATGCCCTGTTCAGCATCTCAGCGATCCTCTCATCCTCAAAAGACTCCCTTGCCATCACGTGGCACCAGTGGCACGTGGAGTACCCTATGGAGAGAAATATCGGCCTGTCCTCAGCTCTGGCACGCTCGAAGGCCTCAGGAGACCAGGGATACCAGTCCACGGGGTTGTATGCATGCTGGAGGAGGTAAGGACTTGACTCTCCAGCAAGACGGTTGGGCTTGCGATCCATATGTGGTTTAATGCTACATTCATGTAAATTGTTTTCTGTATTTGTTGGGTGGATGCATTTTGCATCACCATTTCCAGCAGTGCCCAGAAGATCACGCTCTGAAGGTTTTCAGGCTCACGTCACCAGATTATCAATACAATCAGAACGCTTCCATTGGGCGATCTACCTACCCGAAGACTGCTAGCGTCTCTGGATGTGTCCGAATAAGAGCTGAATTCAGAAATCTGCGGCTTGCTGCTTTTTGGGTGGAGGAGATACTCAATCCTTATTCGGACACGTCCGCGTCTCTGATAGTCATGTTTTTGTATTATTGTGTAGTTAAACACAAAAACATGGAAGGTGACATAATCTGCCCTGCCTGCGACTCCGCCACTGAGCACACTGTTTTACATGCGGGCAGGGATCTCGTGGTGAGGTGCGAGGTCTGTGGCACGGTGCACTCGGTGGCACCTCACCCTCATGTTAGGATGACGCCTCTAAAGGTCATCGTGAGCTCCGGACCGAACTCGAGAGTGTACCGCGTAAGTGTCCCTCGTAATGATATGCTCTCGGTTGGCTCTGAGATAGTGGTCGATGATGGGCGGAGCGATGTTGTTGTGGCGGAGGTAACTGCTATTGAGACAGACAAGAGGGTGAGCCATGCTCTTGCCAGGGATGTGAAATGCGTATGGTCGAGGGCCGTGGATGATGTTGTGGTCAAGATCTCTGTGTACAGGGCTGGCCGGACGAGATCATTCAGGATCATGACGAAGGGCGACGAGGTTTTCGCGGTCGGTGATGTCCGAGAGGTCGAGGGTCTCAGGTACAAGATAGTGAAGATCAAGGGGCGCAATGGTGGGTTTCCGGAAAGCTCTGAGGCCAGGGATATCATAAGGGTGTGGGGGCGCCAGCTTTGAGGAAGGAGAGGCTCATCGAGAGCCTCAGGAACTATGTGAGCGAGAGGGTTGTGGAGGCGATGTCTAGGGTGCCCAGGGAGCTCTTCGTTCCCGAGGAGCTCAGGCCCATGGCGTATGAGGATCGCCCACTCCCCATAGGCCACGGCCAGACGATATCTGCGCCCCATATGGTGGCGATGATGTGTGATCTTCTGGATCTGCGGGAGGGCATGAAGGTCCTCGAGGTCGGCGGAGGCTGTGGATATCATGCGGCTGTGATGGCGGAGCTGGTTGGCCCATCTGGGCATGTCTACTCGGTGGAGCGCATTCCGGAGCTGGTTGAGATGGCACGACGGAATCTGGAAAGGGCGAGATACAGAAACGTGAGCATGATCTTAGGAGATGGGACCCTGGGGTACAGCGAGCAGGCACCATACGACAGGATAAGCGTCGCGGCATCCGCGCCTGATATACCGGAGCCGCTGAAAGAGCAGCTCAGGCCAGGCGGAAGAATGGTTATCCCCGTCGGCTCATACTCACAGGACCTTCTTGTCGTTACAAAGAATCATGATATAAGGGTCGAGCGGGCCATGGGCGTCATATTCGTTCCGCTCATAGGGAAGTACGGCTTCAAGGACTCGTTCTGGTGAGATGCACAGCATCGGTGGAGCATCTCACCGATGATGCGCCTGCTGATTCTCAGATCTATTCAACGAGTGTCTCAAAACAGCCTGATGCACCCTGCACAGGCATAATCGGCCGTCACACCAGATTGCTGCACACCAGATTGCTGTTTTGAGACGATTTTGGAATTTCAAATGAGATTCTGAACACCATTTCCCTGTCCCTGGCTCGAGTATCCCTGGATCGCAGCTGGTACCGCTGAAATCCCGGTGTTCGTCTGTGTTGATGGAGCGGACACAGGCGAATACGAGACAGGAACAGGTTGCCCTGTTGGAATCCCCACGATCGTCGGTGCTGCAGATACCGTGCCGAGCCAGACCTTGGCCATCACCTGAGTGAACGTGTATCCAGGGGCAACTGCAGTTATCACATAATACCCGGAGGGCAGATCCATGCCGTAATACCCGAGCATATCAGTGGTTATGGTGAAGCTTCCCCCCTCCCCGCTGGAGATTACGACCCTTGCCCAAGGAATACCAGCGCCGTTCTGGTCAACCACACGCCCGACTAGGCTGTATGTTGTGGGATACCTTCCGGGATCGACGAGCACCGATACGTTATTTGTGAGCAGCCCGCCCACCCGCATGACGTAGAGATGGTTTGTCAGCAGATCAGCCTGGGCTCCTGTTATTCTGTACCAGCCAGGCATCATGAGACCTGTTGAGTAGACCATTCTGCCGTTATCATAAAGCAGGAGATTGCCCGGAACAGATGTGTATACCCACAGTATTATCGGGTCTCCGAGAATCACAGACGCCCGGGTTGTGAGCATGCTGCCCTGCTGAACGTATAGAATGTTCGGCAGCCTCAGCTCATCCTTTATGGTCAGCCCCTCTGCAATGGGATCCATCCTCTCGATAACCATCTGCTGAGAATCAAATGGAGCATACGGGTCCCACTCAGGTCGCTCCACAGCAAATGGGTTCAGGTAATCTGGCTCAACAGTCGTGACGGCCTGCTGCGGCGTGCTCCATGGGGTCAGCCAGTCAGGCTGCTTCGTTCCGGCAGCCCCGAAGGCCTCACAGGGTCCTGCAATGAGATTGAGCAGAATCGCGAGCAGAATGATGTGCTTTACATAGTCCATACCGACTCCCCAGCAGAGTAGAGAGTACTGGAAGATAAATATTGCGTGATGTCAGGAATTATTCGTAAAGCGCATGCAGCACGGCATTCAGCGAAATGCCATCGATGCACTCTGTCTTCTTTGAATACAACTCAACCTGTACATACGCTATCGATCTGTGCTCTCGATCTGCACATTTCATTTCAGCAGTCGAACGCATATGGGCCGCATGTTTTAGATGTATCTGATCTGCATCCGAATGTATGGCATTCAGAGGATGAGCCACTATCAGGCCAGACGTAGATGTATATGTAGTTAGACCAGTCGGTTGTGCAGTAGGCGAGTATGTGCCATCCCACCTTCTCACCGTAGAACCATGTCGGGAACCAGCCTGTGGTCTTGTAGCCGAAGCCCTTCACACTTGGAGAGCAGTAATATCCCCTGGGGAAGCTGCCACATGGGGCCCATTCGTACGACCAGTATCTTCCAGGGCGCCTGATGTTCGACCAGAGCGGGAGCCACTCGCCCTGAACAACACCGGCAGCTGTGACAAGCTTGTTCGGCCATACCTGTATGTAATATTCATTGCAGCCGCACCTCTTCTCTGGACAGCTGCAGGATGCAACTTTTGGGAATACTGGATTGAGATCAGCATAGCATTCATCTCCCGAGCATCCCGGATAGATCTTGTTTGAGTCCGGAAGGATCAGTTGCTCTGTGTTCACATCAGGAGGCGTTGGCGCGCCCTGAACGCTGGATTCAGAGGTTGATTGGACAGACTGGATGACATTAGAGCTCTGGACGTTGGATACGGATTGTATTATGTTCGTATTCGAGTGTATCACGGAGGTCGGCCAGACATAGATGTAGATATAGTTCGACCATCCGTTGCAGTAGTAGCTGATGATGTGCCAGCCGGGAGCGTCACCATAGAACCAGCCGCGCTTGTACCCGGGCCACGACCAGCCCCACCACCGGACCTTTGGGGCCGAGCTTGAGGGATACCATTCATATGTATACAGGTTCCCTGCGGAGGCTATCTGCGCCCAGAGGGGAAGGTATCCGCCAAGCCAGCATCCGCCTACAGTTCTGAGCCCTGAGGACGTCTGGACATAAAGCCTGTTTCTGGATGTCGATGAGCCCGGCCAGTACCAGGCACCGCTGGTGTCGAATGAAAGACCTGCAGGAGGTGTTGCTGAGCTGAAGTCGAGACTCCCATCAGGCTGGAAGCTATCAGCGCTCGGCTCCTGGAGCTTCAGATCCGTCGGGGTCATGCGCTCTGCATAGGGTCCCTGCGCCTCAGGGGCTGCCGAAAAACCGCCGAGGATGTTCTCAAGGCTTCTCCACGGCTGCTGGTCCGGCAGCTGCGAGCCTGTTGATGGTGATTGAGATCCAGGATACTGCGTGCTCTGCGGGTAGCCCTGCCCGCTCATCGCTGATGGGCTGTCGAGAGGTGTAAAATCGGAATAGCCCTGGACACCGCCATCGCCTATGGCACCGAAGGCGACATTGATGAGCGCAAACGCGATAAGGATACAGGCATAGAGCTTCAACGTGACCCCGACCTCATATGCTACTCCAGGAAAATATGAGCACTTCATCTATATATATTTTGGGAGGGGCCCGGTTTCCCTGGAACCCAGCTCGAACCTCGCGACCGGAAACCACACGAGTGGAGAAGCTGAACGGTTACCGCTCAAAAGAGGATCCGATAGTATTGCATGTTGTATAAAAGCGCCGAGGGTGAGATTCGAACTCACGAGACTCTTTCGAGTCACCAGCTCTCCAGGAGGCTCACTCCAGGCTGGCGCCCTACCACTAGACGACCTCGGCACTGTGCTTCCAGCGTCTTGGGTAAACACCGGGATCCATTATCACCCTTTCGGTCGACGCGACTATTCCGCTCTTCGCCACCATCATCTCATCGCTCGAGAGCTTCGCCCTGCCGATTGCAACCGCCTCACCCTTGAGGGTGTAGATAACAACGAAATCACCCTTGTTTATATCTGTTTCCAGGCTCAACAGACCCGGAGCCGCCAGGGGTGCGCCGTGGCAGATCGCATCAACTGCATTATCAGATATTACGAGACCGGGAAGATGCCTGAGGGCCCTCTCAACCGGCAGAACAGCTCTCCTCAGAGCGCTCTCATCCCCGCTCTCGCGCCAGATCTCGTACGCATCTTTGAGATTGTGCAGCGTGACGAGAGTCTCGTCCTCCGCGAATGGCCCGGCCTTTGTCCTTCGCAGCTCCTCCATGTTTGCGCCGCATCCCAGCGCGAGCCCCATGTCGTAGCATAGCTTTCTGATGTACGTTCCGGCCTCGCATCCGACCTTCATCAGCACCCTCTGGCCCTCGATCTCCAGGACATCGATGTAGTATATCTTCCTGGTTCGCAGATTTCTGGCGACGCTCGACTTCAGTGGGGGCCTCTGGTATATCTCACCCGAGAACTCCTCACAGACTTCCAGGATCTTTTTCCTGGGGACCTGCTCATGAGTCCTCATCAGACAGACGTACTCCTTGCCGGCTGTGAGCAAAAACTCCACAACCCGTGTCGCATCACCGGTGAGCACCGGCAGTATGCCTGTCACCCTCGGATCCAGGGTGCCACTGTGCCCTGCCTTCTCCAGCCCCAGAATCCTCTTGACCCAGGCGACGACCTCGTGGCTCGTCGGCCCCGAGGGCTTGTCGAGATTTATCGCGCCGAGCCTTAGATGCTCCTGGAGAGGTCGTCTATCTGGAAAGCAGCCATAAGATGAATTCGTGGAGCCCTCACGCCTCACCAGCCTATCCCGGATGCGCTCTGCGGGAAGCCTGGCTCTGGGGATCCCTGCTCTGTGAGATCTGGATGTCATAATTCTATTTCAGCGCCCTGATAGCTGCGAGTGCGATCGAGAGCGTGCCTCTCTCGTCCCATCTGCCTGTATCGATTATGAGATCGTATATGCTCAGATCGTTGATGTCTATGTTGTAGTACATCTTGTATCTTCTGGCCTCGCACTCCTCCCGCGCCCTGGCCTCTGATAGGGCCTCCTCAATAGACTTGTTCTCCCTCTTTGCTATCCTGCTGGCCCTCACGCTCAACGAGGTCTTGAGCATGATCTTCAGGTCTGCATCGAGCATGTGTCCTGCAAGCCTGCCCTCGAAGATCCCGCTGCCACTCTTCGCCAGACTCCGCTGTGCATCATCTATCAGGTAATCGATCTCCGGGCCCTGCTCTGCGAGCCTCCCGAGCTCCTTCAGCGAGAGGCCACGTTCGGCTGCGATTCTCCTGAAGAGATCGCCTGAGTTGACCCATCTCACGCCGAGCACCTCGGAGAGACCCCTCGCAAGCGTGCTCGTTCCAGAGCCGGGTGGCCCGCTGATTGTTATTATCATTCCATACCGCCGATGTCAAGCGCTTTTCTTATTATCTGGGATATCGGGATCGAGCAGACGAAGTACCAGTAGAACCAGTAGAGTATCGGCCCCCAGACGATGTGTTTGATGTTCTGCTCTCCCCAGAACGGGAAGACCATGGTTATGCTGTGCTGGTCTATGTACAGATACGCCCACATGAAGAGCGGCACAGAGACGATTCCGATGTACGCCATTGGCTTGAGCTGCATCTTCATCATCTTCCCCTGGTCGCCCATCATCTCGAGCTGCTTGTTCTGGAGATGCTGAACGCGGGCCTGATCGCCTGCGAGCTGGGCTGCCCTCAGCTCAGCCTGGAACTCCCGCATCCTCATCTGCTGCTCCCTAAGGAAATCCCAGTCC from Methanothrix thermoacetophila PT includes the following:
- a CDS encoding RimK-like ATPgrasp N-terminal domain-containing protein, whose product is MYTLNKNGTVYIINESYFYKTEPYYTIVQNEFEGIRTVPSSSAVLDAYIVPICLEKARMAGIPVCEWVVSYAYITLPAIVYGLNYFSTPSEHFVVKDFTSAKKAIKHVTNYGKYPFCYQKISDEAEVAVYTSIFGRTIDCSDEIETLAEKIYAVFNIPLVSLVLVRDLGGYRLSSLAPVMYSQLSEKERDLMKSILEKRVSS
- a CDS encoding thioredoxin domain-containing protein, giving the protein MDRKPNRLAGESSPYLLQHAYNPVDWYPWSPEAFERARAEDRPIFLSIGYSTCHWCHVMARESFEDERIAEMLNRAFVCVKVDREERPDIDAIYMEACQIITGRGGWPLTIIMSPDGIPFFAATYIPKDGRLGMMGLRELIPLVEELWRNRRSELTSLGFKVLNAMRKADTHLQASNADESTLSRAYLELSGIFDWTSGGFGRAPKFPLAQNLLFLLRYWHRTGEMKALEMVELTLREMRCGGIYDQLAYGFHRYSTDSSWGVPHFEKMLYDQALMSVVYLEAYQATGKRDYAIVADEILGFVAEDLRSPDGAFCSALDAESDNIEGGYYLWTMDQLRDALGDDLKKALEVFVLEPIGGSDGKNVLRISLKGELSEFKHTSEPIRRKLLDARSLRRKPFRDEKVLADWNGLMIAAFSRGAQVLGDERWLRIASEAADFVLSSMHRDGMLMHSYKGSRVSILDDYAFLIFGLIELYQAGFDGRYLERAEILCDEMVSHFSDPDGGFYYTMKEQSDIILQRKEIRDGAIPSGYSMATMDMLLLGKILGRPDLEEIASMSLRHISMASLPAQVGLLIALDLALGPSHEIAIVGDADNTRTMLRALWSVYAPRKVVVSGDRPPEWASSLRPVDKKATAYVCSRYTCSFPATDIRSMIELLDVRELRSSENASG
- a CDS encoding HVO_0476 family zinc finger protein produces the protein MEGDIICPACDSATEHTVLHAGRDLVVRCEVCGTVHSVAPHPHVRMTPLKVIVSSGPNSRVYRVSVPRNDMLSVGSEIVVDDGRSDVVVAEVTAIETDKRVSHALARDVKCVWSRAVDDVVVKISVYRAGRTRSFRIMTKGDEVFAVGDVREVEGLRYKIVKIKGRNGGFPESSEARDIIRVWGRQL
- a CDS encoding protein-L-isoaspartate O-methyltransferase, with the translated sequence MRKERLIESLRNYVSERVVEAMSRVPRELFVPEELRPMAYEDRPLPIGHGQTISAPHMVAMMCDLLDLREGMKVLEVGGGCGYHAAVMAELVGPSGHVYSVERIPELVEMARRNLERARYRNVSMILGDGTLGYSEQAPYDRISVAASAPDIPEPLKEQLRPGGRMVIPVGSYSQDLLVVTKNHDIRVERAMGVIFVPLIGKYGFKDSFW
- a CDS encoding carboxypeptidase-like regulatory domain-containing protein, which codes for MDYVKHIILLAILLNLIAGPCEAFGAAGTKQPDWLTPWSTPQQAVTTVEPDYLNPFAVERPEWDPYAPFDSQQMVIERMDPIAEGLTIKDELRLPNILYVQQGSMLTTRASVILGDPIILWVYTSVPGNLLLYDNGRMVYSTGLMMPGWYRITGAQADLLTNHLYVMRVGGLLTNNVSVLVDPGRYPTTYSLVGRVVDQNGAGIPWARVVISSGEGGSFTITTDMLGYYGMDLPSGYYVITAVAPGYTFTQVMAKVWLGTVSAAPTIVGIPTGQPVPVSYSPVSAPSTQTNTGISAVPAAIQGYSSQGQGNGVQNLI
- a CDS encoding RNA-guided pseudouridylation complex pseudouridine synthase subunit Cbf5, whose protein sequence is MTSRSHRAGIPRARLPAERIRDRLVRREGSTNSSYGCFPDRRPLQEHLRLGAINLDKPSGPTSHEVVAWVKRILGLEKAGHSGTLDPRVTGILPVLTGDATRVVEFLLTAGKEYVCLMRTHEQVPRKKILEVCEEFSGEIYQRPPLKSSVARNLRTRKIYYIDVLEIEGQRVLMKVGCEAGTYIRKLCYDMGLALGCGANMEELRRTKAGPFAEDETLVTLHNLKDAYEIWRESGDESALRRAVLPVERALRHLPGLVISDNAVDAICHGAPLAAPGLLSLETDINKGDFVVIYTLKGEAVAIGRAKLSSDEMMVAKSGIVASTERVIMDPGVYPRRWKHSAEVV
- the cmk gene encoding (d)CMP kinase: MIITISGPPGSGTSTLARGLSEVLGVRWVNSGDLFRRIAAERGLSLKELGRLAEQGPEIDYLIDDAQRSLAKSGSGIFEGRLAGHMLDADLKIMLKTSLSVRASRIAKRENKSIEEALSEARAREECEARRYKMYYNIDINDLSIYDLIIDTGRWDERGTLSIALAAIRALK
- a CDS encoding DUF106 domain-containing protein; translated protein: MRSRIAESIDTVALSVGAALTIGIMVSHEFRVAIGMAMELVIGWLPEILPFHMVLFVLAAITGLYASLIQKYTMDWDFLREQQMRMREFQAELRAAQLAGDQARVQHLQNKQLEMMGDQGKMMKMQLKPMAYIGIVSVPLFMWAYLYIDQHSITMVFPFWGEQNIKHIVWGPILYWFYWYFVCSIPISQIIRKALDIGGME